TCTACTTTATTCGCATTTTGACGAACTGCTGGAGTTGTGCAGGGCGCTTGAAATTCCGTTGAACCTCACGACGAATGGGTCGTTCCCTGGAAAGTGGGGAAGTGATGCGGCGATGGAACTCTTGTTGCGCTCGTGCAGCGATATCAAGGTGAGCTATTTGGCGTCGGAACAGTTCGACGGTTGGAAAGCGAATGTCGAAAAGCTAGTTCGGGTGCGCGACAAGTTGCGCGAGAAAGCTGAGAGCGCGGGGGACGCTGATGCTGACTATGTGGGGACTGCGAAATCGAGAGTCGCGACGGTCTCGCTGCAAGTGACGTTGCACAAGAAGAATTTGCAGGATGTGCCTGCGTTGGTGTCGTGGGCTTCTGCGATTGGAATTGACAGGATTAAGTGGAATAAAGTGGTGCTGTTGAGCGTCGCTTCGCAAGAGCTCCGTGAAATGTATGCGCTAGATGATGCGCAGCTAGAATCGTTGCGTAATCATTTGCGGTCGGGAGAGTTTTCTGCTTCGAATGTGATGCATGAAGGAAGTCTGTTTTTTGATGATGGCGCAGACGTTTGTGCTGTTGGCGGTAAGTGCGAATCTTGTCCTTTTGCAGACGAAGTGTGGGTATGGCCAGACGGTCATGAGGACCATTGCCCGAATCCGGAAAGACGATTTGGGGCCTATGGTCTCAGGACCTCTTGAGGTGCTTAATAATAAATTTCTAATATTTATTGGGTATATGGATGAGGTCTGCGGCATGTGCTTGTTTTGCGCTTGCAGCTGAAAAAGGAGTACAGAATGAGAAAATTCGTAAGAGCTATGTGTCATCCTGGAGCGCAAAGCGCGATAGGATCCATCATGGTTCTTTTACTTACCATAGCCCTTGCCGCCTGCGGTGGCGACAGCGGTACATCCGCTAATGACGATAATGTGTCGTCTTCTTCCTCTTCATCTGTCATTCCCGCTTCAAGCGGGAATCGCCCTTCAAGTAGTAGCCAAAAGATTGCTTCGTCGTCTTCCGTCAAGAAGGAATCATCATCGTCTGTTAAGACGGCGTCCTCCTCTTCTTCTGCCATTCCCGCCTCGAGCGGGAATCTCCCTTCGTCTTCGAGTAAAAAAGAGGAACCCTCTAGCAGCGAATACGTGCCCTTCGACCACTCGAAGACATTGGCTGAAGATTGGCGCGTTGGCGAAAATGCCTACAAACAATTCACTGACCCGCGCAATGGTCGTAGTTATTATTACATCAAGATAATTGGTAAAGATTATCTAGGTGATAAAGACTCCGTGACAATCATGGCGGAGAACCTGAACATCGGCGAGATGGTTCAGGGCAAGGACGACCAGAAAGACGATACCAAGATAGAACGTTATTGCTACAATAACGACACCACCAAGTGTGATGAATATGGCGGACTCTACCAGTGGGCGGAGATGATGCTGCTCCCCAGCCGTTGCAATACCGAAAGCTGCTCGGACTTGATACAAGAAAACCATCGAGGCATTTGCCCAGAAGGCTGGCGTTTGATGAAGGATTTAGACTTTTATATCGCTTGGCATGCTGAAACAAATGAATATGGCATAGAAGGGGTTCGCTCTGCGTATCTCTTTAATGGATACAATTCAAGTGGCTTATCCCTTACCGGTGCTGGATTGAGAACAGCCGAGGGAGGATTTAATGGCCTAAGAGAGGGGGCGTATTGGTTCCTTCCCGAAGAATTTGAAAAGAAAAAAAATACACATGCTTATGCAGGTTTTGTGTCTTCGTTGGATGATTATGCTCCCAGTCGAAATACAAACGATAGTAAAAAAATCGGACTCTCCGTCCGCTGCGTAAAAGTTGAACAGTAGTTTCGCTTATTTTGTCTCGCCCGGCAATCATGCGTATTGGCCGGGCTTTTTTATTGCATAAACTTTGTATATTTTATTTGCGGAGGATAACCTATGAAACAATTTTTAGCTACTTTATCTCTAGTCCTTAGTCTTTCGTCTTTTATCTCGTTGACCGCCTGCGGCGACGACAGCAGCACATCTGTGAGTGACGATAATGTGTCGTCTTCTTCCTCTTCATCTGTCATTCCCGCTTCAAGCGGGAATCGCCCTTCAAGTAGTAGTCAAAAGATTGCTTCGT
The sequence above is a segment of the Fibrobacter sp. UBA4297 genome. Coding sequences within it:
- a CDS encoding FISUMP domain-containing protein, producing the protein MRKFVRAMCHPGAQSAIGSIMVLLLTIALAACGGDSGTSANDDNVSSSSSSSVIPASSGNRPSSSSQKIASSSSVKKESSSSVKTASSSSSAIPASSGNLPSSSSKKEEPSSSEYVPFDHSKTLAEDWRVGENAYKQFTDPRNGRSYYYIKIIGKDYLGDKDSVTIMAENLNIGEMVQGKDDQKDDTKIERYCYNNDTTKCDEYGGLYQWAEMMLLPSRCNTESCSDLIQENHRGICPEGWRLMKDLDFYIAWHAETNEYGIEGVRSAYLFNGYNSSGLSLTGAGLRTAEGGFNGLREGAYWFLPEEFEKKKNTHAYAGFVSSLDDYAPSRNTNDSKKIGLSVRCVKVEQ